In Coregonus clupeaformis isolate EN_2021a unplaced genomic scaffold, ASM2061545v1 scaf2521, whole genome shotgun sequence, the genomic stretch TTTTTtagatgtgtttttctggatttttttgttgttattctgtctctcactgttcaaataaacctaccattaaaattatagactgatcatttctttgtcagtgggcaaacgtacaaaatcagcaggggatcaaatacttttttccttcactgtaccacagattctcaattggattgaggtctgggctttgactatgccattccaagacatttaaatgtttccccttaaaccactcgaatgttgctttagcagtataattagggtcattgtcctgctggaaggtgaacctccgtcccaatctcaaatctctggaagattgaaacaggtttccctcaagaatttccctgtatttagcgccatccatcattccttcaattttgtccagtttcccagtccttgccgatgaaaaacatccccacagcatgatgctgccaccaccatgcttcactgtggggatagtgttctcggggtgatgagaggtgttgggtttgcgaccagacatagtgttttccttgatgaccaatTTTAGtcccatctgaccagagtaccttcttccatatgtttggggattcTCCCAcattgcttattttcttctttaagcagtggcttttttctggccactcttccgtaaagcccagctctgtggagtgtacggcttaaagtgatcatatggacagatactccaatttctgctgtggagctttgcagcaccttcagggttatctttggtctctttgttgccctcTGTCACGATcgatcgttacaggaagcggaccaaggcgcagcgtgtgatacaaacatgactttatttttaattaacgaacaaaccaaaacacgactcgtgaagtccaacggttaaacatatcaaacggaacaaaacccacaacacccacaggaaaacatacagattaaatatggctcccaatcagagataacgagccgacagctgacactcgttacctccgattgggagtcattgaccaaacatagaaataaacccaacagaaatacaaacatagaaatacacccaacgaatgaacacaccctggctcaaattacagagtcccgagccagagcgtgacagtaccccctaaaggcgcgggactcgcgaccgcgcctcaacacgggctaaacaagggagggctgggtgggcatacctcctcggcggtggctctggctctggccttgatccccacctcctctcccacccccaaagtacccctggtcctgtccagccccgctggccggagccggactgacgacacgcgcccctggcttggtgcgtggaggacgaacgggccttaccaggctggacgacgcgcaccactgccttggcgcggggagcaggaatgggccggaccgggctgacggcgcacccctgacttggtgcggagagcggaACCCGGGCCAGACAGGGCtggacgcaaacgcaccacagacttggtgcggggagcaggactgggccggacagggctgggacgggcgcaccacagacctggtgcggggagcaggaacgggcagagccgggctgacgagacgcaccacagacttgatgcggggagcagggacaggccgggctgaactggcgacgcgcaccacagacctggtgcggagagcaggaacgggcagagccgggctgacgagacgcaccacagacttgatgcggggagcaggaatgggccggactggactgacgcacgcacaccactgccttggcgcggggagcaggaatgggccggaccgggctgtgacgcacccctgacttggtgcggagagcggaACCCGGGccgacagggctgacgaaacgcaccacagacttggtgcggggagcaggactgggCCGGACAGGGTTGAcggcgcaccacagacctggtgcggggagcaggaacgggcagagccgggctgacgagacgcaccacagacttgatgcggggagcagggacaggccgggctgaactggcgacgcgcaccacagacctggtgcggagagcaggaacgggcagagccgggctgacgagacgcaccacagacttgatgcgggagcaggaatgggccggactggactgacgacgcacaccactggctcggtgcgcggaagcttggatgggccggactgtactgggggacacacaccactggccctacaccgggatctggaacgggccggaccggactggcaacacacgccagtacctctcgccgtgcctctacttcctccatcccctctttgaccagtggcccccgtaacccggcggccttctccggcaacccactggaccgctctatcgcggcctcctgctggtccgccgtcgtgagccccctaaaaattttcggggcgtctctcctacccgtggcccaggtctccatgtcctcgccagcttctcgcccttctgccataatgtcaagcccctctcttcctcactcggcttgacccagtccaggaggcgaaggagatctgtgagggatctccccggcgatggctcctggacacgctgcttggtcccatcttggtgggtttttctgtcacgctcgtcgttacaggaagcggaccaaggcgcagcgtgtgatacaaacatgactttattttaatTAACGAACAAACCAAAaacacgattcgtgaagtccaacggttaaacataccgaaacggaacaaaaacccacaacacccacaggaaaacatacagattaaatatggctcccaatcagagataacgagccgacagctgacactcgttacctccgattgggagtcattgaccaaacatagaaataaacccaacagaaatacaaacatagaaatacacccaacgaatgaacacaccctggctcaaattacagagtcccggagccagagcgtgacactctctgattaataccctccttgcctggtccgtgagttttggtgggcggccacctcttggcaggtttgatgtggtgccatattctttccatttttttataatagatttaatggtgctccgagggatgttcaaagtttcggatatttttttataacccaaccctgatctgtacttctccacaactttgtccctgacctgtttggagagctccttggtcttcatggtgccgcttgcctgGTCGTGcccattgcttagtggtgttgcagactctggggcctttcagaacaggtgtatatatactgagatcatgtgacagatcatgtgacacacaggtggactttatttaactaattatgtgacttctgaaggtaagtgGTTGCACCAGAGCTTATTTAGGGGCtacatagcaaaaggggtgaatacatatgcacgcaccacttttccgttatttattttttagaatcttttgaaaaaagttatttttttcatttcacttcaccaatttggactattttgtgtatgtccattgcatgaaatccaaataaaaatccatttaaattacaggttgtaatgcaacaaaataggaagaacggcaagggggatgaatacttttgcaaggcactgtatccaaGTTGGGTTGGCTGTGGTTGGATAGGTGTGTAGAAGCCTTTAAGCTATTATAAAATCACAACATGTTGTGGTCCTATGCAAAATAATTAGGCAGGATTCATTCCAAGGTGTGTTGTAGAGCGTTGTCAACAAGGCACAGTTTAAAATAAATGTTCCTGTGTTTGTTGAGATCACATTCAGGGTAAGTGCTGCAGATTTCGGCCTATTCGGAAATTACCTTAAGATGTCAAGTGCTCTATAACGTAcctcggattgaatcccggcaTTACTATAGTAATAAAAACAAGGCTTAGGTGATTTAGTATATTCTGTATATTGTGAGAATCCATATGTCAAAAACAGCAAGATTCACAAAcctttaaatatatttttgttttattaaatGTATTACATAAACACTGCAATTATTAATTGACTGTATCCATACCACAATTCCATGTACACTGAAGAAAATAAAAACCAACAGCTCATAGCAGGGAACTAAACCTATCACAAATCAATGATCTGGAATTATACACACTGGTCTGTTCTCACATTGCTGCACACAGTTTAAAACAAGTACATAGTGCCAAATAGTGTCAAATATCAGACGTTTTTCTACTGTTCTACTTCTGACTGTaaatatttttattgtatttttatttttagactTTTAGATATATTTGTGTATGTTTTTGtactataaaaatatattttttatcataAATGTATACGTTATACTGCTCTGAACATTAATGCTGGAATCCGCATAAGGTGAAACAGCACCactgttactgttgttgttttgttgatgaaagaggagaggaacGTCTGGCAAACACAatacatattctgctgttctatcgcgtgtgcaatgatgtctgagggggaaaaaaacagtgtttgttgttttaagtaacttctttgttgttgtcaAACGGACGTGGCAGTAGCACCAAGTACGTATTCCAGCTTGAATGTTCTTCAAAGAAACAAGACCCATAGGGCATCTACTTCACTAGCATACTAGCTAGATAGTGAGCTGTGACCCACCATTATGGCACACAGTGCCaataaaatacaccttatggaacagcggggactgtgaagcaacacaaacacaggcacatgcatacacacacgacagcatacgcactatacacacacatacacatggattttgtactgtagatatgtggtagtggtggagtaggggcctgagggcacacagtgtgttgtgaaatctgtgaatgttttgtaatgtttttaaaattgtatgaactgccataattttgctggaccccgggaagagtagctgttgccaaggcagcagctaatggggatccataataaatacaaaatacaaataaaactcTTTATGCCATAACTCATCTTGATACATAGACCTTAGAACACTACATCATACATATGTACATGCATACTGTAAGAATATTGCTCCtcaaatacattacatttacccATCGAATACATTCAATGGTCTAGAAATAATTATTTCCCCCCCAAAAGATGCAATTTGCATCAACAATCCATTGCCTCAGGTTTCACGCTATCGGAAGCAATATAAGCAACCCGGGTCCTGAAACACGTGGCAAGAACACCTTTGGCACAGCACATACAGTAGGAAGATCAATGTTTCCCCAAAGTGGAAAACACTACTTAACCTTGGACACAACACAGATCTTTACAGTAGCTTGCAGTCTTTCACAAGAGATTCTTTCAATTGAAAGAAACTACAATTCCCAGTCCCCACCAGACCAGAGCCACGAGCCAATCACAGGCCCTGAGACTGCAGGGTGAGGATCTCAGCAGCCAATCTCTGTGGGTCCATGAGCTGGGGGAACATGTCCATGGCCTTGTCCACCAGACGGCGGTGAAAGATGGCCAGCAGCTTCTTcctgacctcctccctctccctgccctccCCGTGGGGGTGGGGCTGTGTCTGGGGGAAGGGCCAGTGTCTCTGCTTCGCCTCCTGAGCAGCGCTAAGGAGAGTCTGAGGATAAGTCCCGAATGGATCGGACCAGTAGGTCTGCTGTGGAGGATGGGCACTGCCCTGCTGTTGGAAGTCATTGGGGTGGCTGTAGTGATGCTTACCAACTGGATACATTGGTGCCCCATAGTTGAGGTAATAGGGTGGGTAGTAGGTTATCATGCCTGGGTTGTGGGTGCTGGCTGGGCCCCTGCTGTGATGTTGTTGGTATCCTGCGCTGGGGCCCAGTAAAGGCTGAGGAGGATGAGAGCCGCAGCTACAAGGCGGGTTGCTAGGCAGGGAATAGAGTTGTTGTCTCATACTGGGGGTGGACTGGCAGTTCCTGTACCCAGCCGTCCCATAGCGGTCACAGTGGTCCCTGGAGGGGTCAGACGCTTGGCTCTCGAAGGAGCCAAGACCAGAATCTAGTCGCTCCTGAGAGCCACTGGGCAGGGCCGAGTCCAGGTCGGTCGGGGAGTGAGAGCCACTGGGCAGGGCCGAGTCCAGGTCGGTCGGGGAGTGAGAGCCACTGGGCAGGGCCGAGTCCAGGTCGGTCATGAAGTGTCGGTTGGACTTGTCCTTCTTGGCTGGGGACCTCCGGCTGGAACGATGGCTTCCCTTGAGCAGAAGCACATTCTCACTGATGTGGCCTTTCTTCAGGGAGCCATTCCACTGTTCTAGGGTCAGTTTCTGAGCCGTATTCTCGTCCAGGGAAAGGCCATTGGCAGGTCCAGCACCTGTGTTGGGGTGTTTATGTTGTGATAAAGACAGCTTGGCCTTCTCCCGCAGCTCGTCAGCCAGAGAGCGATTAGATTGGTTGGCTCGTTCCGGGTGGTAGAATTTACACTTCATCCCGTAAGTGCATTTCCTTCCTGGATTCATGAAATGTAAACAAGAGTTCATTAGTACCGTTGAGTTTCAGCACATCCAGTACAGTCCATTTATTACATCCATTACGGTATTGGTGTCAGTTTGTCAATAATTATTTTCAAATGTTCCCCCCACCCATATGTAAGGTCAACCACAGGATGACCCTAGTAGAGATATGACCTCACCATAAGGACATGGCTGTTTCCGTGGTAACCGAGGAACCTTCCGTAGAAAGTTCTCCAGGGTGGGACCATGGCGACCCAGAGGGTCATCAGGGGGCATGAACCtgagagaggggggtgtagagtTTAGATTCATACTACACTGTGgctaatgtacactgaacaataATGCATCATCTTTTTCATACCTCAGTAGTACAGTTATACAGATTTATAAGTATAAAATATTTACAAGTTATACGATCAAGCAATGGCTTATTCATGAGagttgtggactacaggagaaaaaaaagaggactgagcacgcccccattctcatcgacggggctgtactagaacaggttgagagcttcaagttccttggtgtccacatcaccaacaaactatcatggtccaacacaccaagacagtcgtgaagagggcacgacaaagcctattccccctcaggagactgaaaatatttggcatgggtccccagatcctcaaaaggttcgacagctgcaccatcgagatcatcctgactggttgcatcaccgcctggtatggcaactgctcggcctccgaccacaaggcactacagagggcagtgcgtacggcccagtacatcactggggccaagcttcagtgatgaggcggtgtcagaggaaggccctaaaaatggtcaaagactccagccaccctagtcatagactgttctctctgctaccgcacggcaagcgataccggagcgccaagtctaggtccaaaaggcttcttaacagcttctacccacaagccataagactcctgaacagctaatcatggctacccagactatttgcattgtccactGTGTGTATTTCAGTGTTAATAGTAAGCTACAACAAGACTTACTTGTCATTGACGAAGGAGTACATGAGTAGCCTCTCCTCAATGAAGCGCTTCCACTCCTGCCTCTCGCCCTGAAGGTCACGGTAGGTGTCGTTGGACACGATGATGCCGTCGGACTCATGCGCCAGCTTGACGATGAAGCGATCATCATAGCAGACCACCCGTTTGCCCGCTACCCGCCGCGAAGGGGTGAACACCACGATCTTCTTCCTCTCCAGCTCACGCAAAATGTGTTGTTCTTTAGAAACAGAGAAAAATACTAACATTAGATAACTATTGAATTAGTTAATCATCAATTAAGTATTACTTAAGAGATTAATTATGCATTAACCACCCCTAACCCTGGTCTGTATGCAAAAGGATTGTTTCCAGGAAACAGATTTCACACCTTGTTTAGCACACTTTACTTTATCACTCATATTATACCTCTCATGTTCTACCTCTCATATTCTGCCTCTCATATTATACCTCTCATGTTCTACCTCTCATGTTCTACCTCTCATATTCTGCCTCTCATATTATACCTCTCATGTTCTGCCTCTCATATTATACCTCTCATGTTCTACCTCTCAATTATACCTCTCATGTTCTACCTCTCATGTTCTACCTCTCATATTCTGCCTCTCATTATACCTCTCATGTTCTGCCTCTCATATTATACCTCTCATGTTCTACCCTCTCATATTATACCTCTCATGTTCTACCTCTCATATTCTGCCTCTCATATTATACCTCTCATGTTCTACCTC encodes the following:
- the LOC121586791 gene encoding ribonuclease ZC3H12A-like; this encodes MKVEGSAIPKLRPLKDVFPWREFSYTARLSPTETHDTAGWLDTLTALNNPHPPHPICERMHPSGTHCSAPEESRKTPTDPGEAQLDFYRKLGYSPAQVRTVLQKFGLNTDTNRVLGELVRTGVSPEGMEKEWEKEGAPSTMSILVTRGETLSNLPLTPPPSREDATSEEGDALRPIVIDGSNVAMSHGNKEVFSCLGIQLAVNFFLDRGHTDITVFVPSWRKEQPRPDVPITEQHILRELERKKIVVFTPSRRVAGKRVVCYDDRFIVKLAHESDGIIVSNDTYRDLQGERQEWKRFIEERLLMYSFVNDKFMPPDDPLGRHGPTLENFLRKVPRLPRKQPCPYGRKCTYGMKCKFYHPERANQSNRSLADELREKAKLSLSQHKHPNTGAGPANGLSLDENTAQKLTLEQWNGSLKKGHISENVLLLKGSHRSSRRSPAKKDKSNRHFMTDLDSALPSGSHSPTDLDSALPSGSHSPTDLDSALPSGSQERLDSGLGSFESQASDPSRDHCDRYGTAGYRNCQSTPSMRQQLYSLPSNPPCSCGSHPPQPLLGPSAGYQQHHSRGPASTHNPGMITYYPPYYLNYGAPMYPVGKHHYSHPNDFQQQGSAHPPQQTYWSDPFGTYPQTLLSAAQEAKQRHWPFPQTQPHPHGEGREREEVRKKLLAIFHRRLVDKAMDMFPQLMDPQRLAAEILTLQSQGL